One part of the Streptomyces lydicus genome encodes these proteins:
- a CDS encoding alkaline phosphatase family protein translates to MRFAHLATTAAAVALTLVAASAFASEPDEHSGRRTTTAASVTAANASLPRYDHIVVVPFENKNYTSIKGSSSAPYLNSLAKQGALSVNSFGLTHPSQPNYIGLFSGSMQGVDDDSCPNAFSKGNLGQQLIDAGKSFKAYSEGLPEAGYTGCKSGNYRRKHAPWADFPTVGDSAHHLPYSSFPTDYSKLPTVSFVVPDMCHDMHDCSVGTGDSWLKDHLDNYAQWAKTHNSLLVMTFDEDNYTSVNQIYTSFVGAHVKAGYESKQQINHYSVLRTLEDMYGLPALGGAADKAPLSDIWAAE, encoded by the coding sequence ATGCGTTTCGCCCACCTCGCCACCACGGCCGCCGCGGTGGCCCTGACACTGGTGGCCGCCAGCGCCTTCGCGTCCGAACCGGACGAGCACAGCGGCAGGCGCACGACGACAGCCGCCTCCGTCACGGCGGCGAACGCCTCGCTGCCGCGGTACGACCACATCGTGGTCGTACCGTTCGAGAACAAGAACTACACGTCCATAAAGGGCAGTTCCTCGGCGCCCTACCTCAACTCGCTCGCCAAGCAGGGCGCCCTGTCCGTCAACTCGTTCGGCCTGACCCACCCCAGCCAGCCCAACTACATCGGTCTGTTCTCCGGCTCGATGCAGGGCGTCGACGACGACAGCTGCCCGAACGCCTTCTCCAAGGGCAATCTCGGTCAGCAGCTCATCGACGCGGGCAAGTCCTTCAAGGCGTACTCGGAGGGCCTGCCTGAAGCCGGCTACACCGGCTGCAAGAGCGGCAACTACCGCCGTAAGCACGCCCCCTGGGCAGACTTCCCCACGGTCGGCGACTCCGCTCACCACCTGCCGTACTCCAGTTTCCCCACGGATTACAGCAAGCTGCCGACGGTGTCGTTCGTGGTGCCCGACATGTGCCACGACATGCACGACTGCTCGGTGGGGACCGGGGACTCCTGGCTCAAGGACCACCTCGACAACTACGCGCAGTGGGCCAAGACCCACAACAGCCTGCTGGTGATGACCTTCGACGAGGACAACTACACCTCGGTCAACCAGATCTACACCTCGTTCGTGGGCGCGCACGTGAAGGCCGGCTACGAGTCGAAGCAGCAGATCAACCACTACAGCGTCCTGCGCACGCTGGAGGACATGTACGGGCTGCCGGCGCTCGGCGGCGCGGCGGACAAGGCGCCTCTCAGCGACATCTGGGCCGCGGAGTGA
- a CDS encoding MFS transporter produces MYLSSIDRAPKDGADTALRPAFAAIGRNVLALGAVSLITDISAEMVTAVLPLYFVLILQMSPAAYGLMDGLYTGATALLRLVGGYVADLTLRRKAVAAAGYGISALAKLGLVAAGSSVGALGAVIVGDRTGKGLRSAPRDALISLSVPETALGRAFGLHRAMDSAGAFAGPLVALGLLSLIGAASPRAFDAIFITSFCIAALAVVVLLAFARDHRAARPTTRTVSPRAVGDLLRRRGVRRLAYAAGLLGLVTIGDGFVYLQLMHRQSVPAGWFPLFAVGTNLVYLLLAAPLGALADRIGRKAMLMCGYGMLFAVYVLLCSPLTGTAATVLTLCCYGTFYAATDGVLMALAGPVLPPELRTTGMALVQTVQALAYFGSSVAFGAAWSQWSAGPATAAAACAVLLAIALTAGALARPRVEEVTV; encoded by the coding sequence GTGTACCTGTCCAGCATCGACCGAGCACCGAAGGACGGCGCGGACACCGCACTGCGTCCCGCCTTCGCGGCCATCGGGCGCAACGTTCTGGCGCTGGGCGCCGTCAGCCTGATCACCGACATCTCCGCGGAGATGGTCACCGCCGTACTACCCCTCTACTTCGTCCTCATCCTCCAGATGAGCCCGGCCGCCTACGGTCTGATGGACGGGCTCTACACCGGCGCCACCGCCCTGCTGCGCCTGGTGGGCGGCTATGTCGCCGACCTCACCCTGCGCCGCAAGGCGGTCGCCGCCGCGGGATACGGCATCTCGGCGCTCGCCAAACTCGGGCTGGTGGCAGCCGGGTCCTCGGTGGGAGCGCTCGGCGCGGTCATCGTCGGCGACCGGACCGGGAAGGGGCTGCGGAGCGCGCCGCGCGACGCGCTGATCTCCCTCTCGGTCCCCGAGACAGCGCTGGGCCGCGCCTTCGGCCTGCACCGGGCCATGGACAGCGCGGGCGCGTTCGCCGGCCCGCTCGTCGCCCTGGGCCTGCTCTCGCTCATCGGGGCGGCCTCACCCCGCGCCTTCGACGCGATCTTCATCACCAGCTTCTGCATCGCCGCCCTGGCCGTCGTCGTCCTGCTGGCATTCGCCCGCGACCACCGCGCGGCGCGGCCCACCACCCGCACCGTCAGCCCCCGCGCCGTCGGTGACCTGCTGCGCCGGCGCGGCGTCCGCCGGCTGGCGTACGCGGCCGGCCTGCTGGGACTCGTCACCATCGGCGACGGCTTCGTCTACCTCCAGCTGATGCACCGACAGAGCGTGCCCGCGGGCTGGTTCCCGCTGTTCGCCGTCGGTACCAATCTCGTCTACCTCCTGCTCGCCGCCCCGCTGGGGGCCCTCGCCGACCGCATCGGCCGCAAGGCCATGCTGATGTGCGGCTACGGCATGCTCTTCGCCGTCTACGTGCTGCTGTGCTCCCCGCTGACCGGCACGGCCGCCACCGTCCTCACCCTCTGCTGCTACGGCACCTTCTACGCCGCCACCGACGGCGTCCTCATGGCACTCGCCGGCCCCGTCCTGCCGCCCGAACTGCGCACCACCGGGATGGCGTTGGTGCAGACCGTCCAGGCGCTGGCCTACTTCGGCTCGTCCGTCGCGTTCGGTGCCGCCTGGTCACAGTGGAGCGCCGGCCCCGCCACCGCTGCGGCCGCCTGCGCCGTACTGCTCGCCATCGCGCTCACCGCGGGCGCCCTGGCCCGCCCCCGAGTCGAGGAGGTCACCGTATGA
- a CDS encoding S8 family peptidase encodes MPLHISRLATVVALSTAAPLLAGYVSYAEDAPSVPAVRTSDHALPGRYVVVLKDSTLSARSVRDESARLVKAHGGAVRQTYGTVLKGYAAAMSADQARRVAADPGVAYVEQDVEVRASAVQSNPPSWGLDRVDQAALPLDKSYSYATTAGNVTAYVVDTGIRTSHSQFQGRASVGADEVGDGQNGQDCAGHGTHVAGTIGGKDYGVAKGVKLVSVRALNCSGKGSSSSIIAAADWITAHAHRPAVVNMSINGSKNSSEDSAIKKSIASGVTWVVSSGNDGADACNNSPGDIAPALVVNNAMSDDRRRSDSNYGSCTDLFAPGTGIVSAWNTGDTDTHSLTGTSMAAPHVTGAAALYLSAHPDASPAEVHQALLDNATKGKVSDAGSGSPNRLLFTGGLGAP; translated from the coding sequence GTGCCCCTGCACATATCAAGGCTCGCCACGGTCGTCGCCCTCTCGACAGCGGCCCCCCTGCTCGCCGGATACGTGTCCTATGCGGAGGACGCGCCGTCCGTTCCCGCCGTCCGCACCTCCGACCATGCCCTTCCCGGCCGGTACGTCGTCGTGCTCAAGGACAGCACGTTGTCCGCCCGCTCTGTGCGGGACGAGAGCGCCCGCCTCGTGAAGGCGCACGGCGGCGCCGTCCGGCAGACCTACGGGACGGTGCTCAAGGGCTACGCGGCCGCGATGAGCGCCGATCAGGCGCGCCGGGTGGCGGCCGATCCCGGTGTCGCCTACGTGGAGCAGGACGTCGAGGTCCGTGCCTCCGCTGTCCAGAGCAACCCGCCGTCGTGGGGGCTCGACCGGGTGGACCAGGCGGCCCTGCCGCTGGACAAGAGCTACTCGTACGCCACGACGGCGGGCAACGTCACGGCGTATGTCGTCGACACCGGTATCCGCACCTCCCACAGCCAGTTCCAGGGCCGGGCCTCCGTCGGGGCCGACGAGGTGGGCGACGGGCAGAACGGACAGGACTGCGCCGGTCACGGCACCCATGTCGCCGGCACCATCGGCGGTAAGGACTACGGCGTGGCCAAGGGGGTCAAGCTGGTGTCCGTGCGCGCTCTGAACTGCAGCGGCAAGGGCTCCTCGTCATCGATCATCGCGGCCGCCGACTGGATCACCGCCCACGCCCACAGGCCCGCCGTGGTCAATATGAGCATCAACGGCAGCAAGAACAGCAGCGAGGACAGCGCGATCAAGAAGTCCATCGCCTCCGGGGTCACCTGGGTCGTCTCCTCGGGCAACGACGGCGCCGACGCCTGCAACAACTCTCCCGGCGACATCGCCCCCGCCCTCGTCGTCAACAACGCCATGTCCGACGACCGGCGCCGATCCGACTCCAACTACGGCTCCTGCACCGACCTCTTCGCCCCAGGAACAGGCATCGTCTCGGCCTGGAACACGGGGGACACGGACACCCACAGCCTCACCGGCACCTCGATGGCCGCACCGCATGTGACCGGCGCGGCCGCCCTCTACCTCTCCGCGCACCCGGACGCCTCCCCGGCGGAGGTGCACCAGGCACTCCTCGACAACGCCACGAAAGGCAAGGTCTCCGACGCCGGCAGCGGCAGCCCCAACCGGCTGCTCTTCACCGGCGGCCTGGGCGCGCCGTAA